A stretch of Methanoregula sp. UBA64 DNA encodes these proteins:
- a CDS encoding CxxC-x17-CxxC domain-containing protein, producing the protein MYGSSNFGGRGPRDFGPREMTKVTCSDCGKECEVPFKPTEGRPVYCRDCLPKHRKPRF; encoded by the coding sequence ATGTATGGATCATCCAATTTTGGTGGTCGCGGTCCCAGGGACTTCGGCCCACGTGAAATGACAAAGGTTACCTGTTCCGACTGCGGCAAGGAATGCGAAGTGCCATTCAAGCCCACCGAGGGCCGCCCGGTCTACTGCCGCGACTGCCTGCCCAAGCACCGGAAACCCCGGTTCTAA
- the eif1A gene encoding translation initiation factor eIF-1A has product MDMLIIYHVVYICGVVLITDNTKKKTDNGFEETGAVNADGTPVVRVRLPKKWNNEMFGSADLMMGANHIRVRCFDGVTRMGRIKGKIKKRVWIREGDTLIIVPWTFQNDKCDIIYRYLPPQVDWLRKNRYL; this is encoded by the coding sequence ATGGATATGTTAATTATTTACCACGTCGTTTATATATGCGGAGTTGTTCTCATCACCGATAATACCAAAAAGAAGACCGACAACGGTTTTGAGGAGACGGGCGCGGTAAACGCCGACGGAACACCGGTAGTGCGTGTCAGGCTGCCCAAGAAGTGGAATAACGAGATGTTCGGCTCGGCCGACCTGATGATGGGGGCAAACCACATCAGGGTGCGGTGTTTCGATGGTGTCACCCGGATGGGCCGGATCAAGGGGAAGATCAAGAAGCGCGTCTGGATCCGCGAGGGCGATACCCTGATCATCGTGCCGTGGACGTTCCAGAACGACAAGTGCGATATCATCTACCGGTACCTTCCCCCCCAGGTGGACTGGCTGCGGAAGAACCGGTACCTGTAA